The following coding sequences are from one Novosphingobium sp. Gsoil 351 window:
- a CDS encoding DUF4136 domain-containing protein produces MRFLFATAALLASAYPAMASAPVEVTRFHTPATLAQLGPGWVEVAPAPGTDARSLETRAWLDAVARELAAQGLAPSAAQPSVGRIAEVRLTRDAVPGSERRGGGSSVSIGIGGGSGGGWHRGGGTSVGVGLGVGFPLGGGQRGGDVMSELSVTIRDKASGAPLWEGRSALRSPRREADKPETAARLAHALFVGFPGKSGETIEVK; encoded by the coding sequence ATGCGTTTCCTGTTCGCCACCGCCGCGCTGCTCGCGTCGGCTTATCCCGCGATGGCGTCCGCCCCGGTCGAGGTGACCCGCTTTCACACCCCGGCCACGCTGGCTCAGCTCGGGCCCGGCTGGGTCGAAGTTGCTCCCGCTCCCGGAACCGACGCGCGCAGTCTCGAGACCCGCGCCTGGCTCGACGCGGTGGCGCGCGAGCTTGCGGCGCAAGGTTTGGCACCGTCCGCGGCCCAGCCCAGCGTCGGGCGCATCGCCGAAGTCCGTCTGACCCGCGACGCGGTGCCCGGCAGCGAGCGTCGGGGCGGCGGGTCGTCGGTCAGCATCGGCATCGGCGGCGGTTCGGGCGGCGGATGGCACCGTGGCGGGGGCACCTCGGTCGGGGTCGGCCTTGGCGTCGGCTTCCCGCTCGGTGGCGGACAGCGCGGCGGTGACGTCATGAGCGAGCTGTCGGTGACGATCCGTGACAAGGCCAGCGGCGCGCCGTTGTGGGAAGGCCGCTCCGCCTTGCGCAGCCCGCGGCGCGAGGCCGATAAGCCCGAAACCGCCGCGCGGCTCGCCCATGCGCTGTTCGTGGGCTTTCCCGGAAAGTCGGGGGAGACTATCGAGGTCAAATGA